A region of Nostoc sp. 'Peltigera membranacea cyanobiont' N6 DNA encodes the following proteins:
- a CDS encoding NAD(P)H-quinone oxidoreductase subunit O, producing MAVKKGDMVRAIREKLENSLEAKASDTRFPSYLFETKGEILDVKGDYALIKFGKVPTPNVWLRVDQLEEFK from the coding sequence ATGGCAGTTAAAAAGGGAGATATGGTTCGCGCGATCCGCGAGAAACTGGAAAACAGTTTGGAAGCAAAAGCCAGTGATACTCGCTTTCCTTCTTATTTGTTTGAAACCAAGGGCGAAATTCTAGATGTCAAAGGTGATTACGCCCTGATTAAGTTCGGGAAAGTGCCGACACCAAACGTTTGGTTACGTGTAGATCAACTAGAAGAGTTTAAATAA